Proteins from one Podospora pseudoanserina strain CBS 124.78 chromosome 1, whole genome shotgun sequence genomic window:
- a CDS encoding hypothetical protein (EggNog:ENOG503P4AX) — MARRRTALRAIALAMILATASAIPTTYEIFARQEDTCGAPNFSGCGNANVPSSFCCPTGDRCLVLAGNTTVVCCPNGSTCQKLRPIDCNIELQDADKAPDSVIKTTALGGSLPKCGSDCCPFGYSCVNGECVMNTNQNSAPLQSSTPSSRPSTTPTSKPSTTASPSETLTATAVPQSAGPPIAGIAGGAAAGAVVLIIAGVLAFIFIRKRKAGQTASSSSSPLKLSRSTSSFGNIISAPILHDDKPALRTDFGARLPTPQMLNNNAMDMRNSVLSYDNNQIVASPPNQNRRMSSVAYGGLIADYSPQQPGGQRKYVDMPDMPVSDDGNPGYQGGLAPRTPEQQGREVSGVSINIFADPRNITPDRTPQQGDDGRRYTDMTTFTEMLDRADLGGVARGDGYVSGGVGEEYGGREGDRYQYGGNGGGYGG; from the coding sequence ATGGCCAGGAGACGAACAGCCCTCCGAGCCATCGCTCTCGCCATGATCTTGGCGACCGCGTCCGCGATCCCGACGACATACGAGATATTCGCCAGGCAAGAAGACACATGCGGTGCACCAAACTTTTCAGGATGCGGCAACGCCAACGTCCCCAGCTCTTTCTGCTGCCCAACAGGCGACAGgtgcctcgtcctcgccggcaACACCACAGTCGTTTGCTGTCCGAACGGTTCAACATGTCAAAAGCTCCGGCCCATCGACTGCAACATTGAGCTTCAAGACGCCGACAAGGCCCCCGACTCTGTCATCAAGACAACCGCCCTCGGGGGCTCTCTGCCCAAATGCGGCTCTGATTGCTGTCCGTTTGGGTACTCGTGCGTTAATGGCGAGTGTGTCATGAACACCAACCAGAACTCTGCACCTTTGCAGTCGAGCACACCATCTTCGAGACCTTCTACCACCCCCACGTCGAAACCATCGACAACCGCGAGTCCGTCAGAGACGCTGACCGCGACGGCAGTCCCGCAGTCTGCCGGTCCTCCGATCGCCGGAATCGCGGGCGGTGCCGCAGCGGGAGCAGTGGTATTAATCATCGCCGGCGTCCTcgccttcatcttcatccgcAAGAGAAAGGCTGGCCAGACGGCTTCGTCGTCAAGCTCACCCCTCAAACTCTCGCggtcgacctcctcctttggCAACATCATCTCCGCCCCTATCCTCCACGACGATAAACCGGCGTTGAGAACAGATTTCGGAGCCAGGCTGCCCACCCCGCAAAtgctcaacaacaacgcgATGGACATGCGAAACTCGGTTCTCTCCTacgacaacaaccagatTGTTGCTTCACCTCCAAATCAGAATAGGAGGATGAGCAGTGTTGCTTATGGGGGGTTGATTGCGGATTATTCACCCCAGCAACCGGGCGGGCAGAGGAAGTATGTGGATATGCCGGATATGCCGGttagtgatgatgggaatcCGGGGTACCAGGGGGGACTGGCGCCGAGGACGCCGGAGCAgcaagggagggaggtgagtgGTGTTAGTATCAATATTTTTGCGGATCCGAGGAATATCACGCCGGATCGGACGCCGCAAcagggggatgatgggaggaggtATACGGATATGACTACTTTTACGGAGATGTTGGACCGGGCGGATTTGGGCGGGGTTgcgaggggggatgggtatGTTagtgggggggttggggaggagtatggagggagggagggggataggTATCAATATGGGGGTAATGGGGGAGGATATGGGGGTTAG
- a CDS encoding hypothetical protein (EggNog:ENOG503NW8R), translated as MASLGEVTFDFTFPCDPSTPPSFTFDPSLLEIPYNQGHARSSSLSSIYSFESTPSEPVSAPSTRRTTPARSPIRTHGPLLLPKIRSQDQAIGPSAAAPAAKRQRTSPTPAAPNKSAYRPTHARSYTSPEAISFTSSVSFTDDSNPAPLLCSPVSFAHDSAANHSRRASSCSVENISFPSQVTSYRPMPTYVPARRTSTSPTPPPQPQPQTHLSQPEQYNLYQQYVPRAPSPLAAAAPIVPDMTPSTTLYSYLTSSNPAPSLVRSISFPLRDPNIKHFWWDVRQIRPWTNFTAQSLLSLPGAESCLSTPLSAALLPNISAGGQRHPETEAALHGIYAGYYLPKLNNALALSSTQPVQLSVPKKAAAGMNTECMFVGNVPGDEASAAAIFGGKPMARVVGIVKSFDRFNTGMRVEGNVKRVEYLRGLAHLHHAMREHGCRYGFILTEIELVVVRNGGERTPHFGFLEVTSVQLNKTDDLEGPVEAENAEMTACLALWGLCMLAGDGAMPGEAHWKSEIGAPAEGTRRKALERDGWMPQPQLAEKREAKRSRGWVWPEDAVGRKELGKRGVRYGGC; from the exons ATGGCCTC TCTTGGAGAAGTCACCTTTGACTTCACATTCCCATGTGATCCTTCAACGCCTCCCAGCTTCACCTTTGACCCATCTCTTTTGGAGATCCCCTACAACCAAGGTCATGCTCGCTCCAGCTCACTTTCATCCATCTACTCTTTCGAGTCCACACCATCAGAGCCCGTCTCGGCACCCAGCACCCGCCGGACCACCCCAGCCCGGTCTCCCATCCGGACTCATGggcctcttctcctgcccAAGATCCGCAGCCAGGATCAAGCCATCGGCCCTTCCGCTGCTGCCCCGGCTGCCAAGCGCCAAaggacatcaccaaccccagctgCCCCCAACAAGAGCGCCTACCGCCCAACACACGCCCGCAGCTACACCAGCCCAGAggccatctccttcaccagCTCGGTCTCTTTCACAGATGACAGCAACCCAGCACCTCTTCTCTGCTCCCCCGTGAGCTTTGCCCACGATTCCGCCGCGAACCACTCCCGGAGAGCATCTTCCTGCAGCGTCGAAAACATCAGCTTCCCCAGCCAGGTCACATCATACCGCCCCATGCCCACATACGTGCCTGCCAGACGCACCAGCACAAGCCCCACACcgccaccccaaccccaaccccagaccCATCTCTCCCAACCCGAACAGTACAACCTCTACCAACAGTATGTCCCAAGAGCGCCATCACCATTGGCCGCTGCCGCCCCCATCGTCCCAGACAtgaccccctccacaaccctctACTcctacctcacctcctccaacccagccccaTCCCTCGTCAGGAgcatctccttccccctccgtGACCCGAACATCAAGCACTTTTGGTGGGACGTCCGCCAGATCAGACCATGGACCAACTTCACCGCCCAGAGCCTCCTGTCTCTCCCCGGCGCGGAGTCGTGCCTTTCCACCCCGCTCTCAGCGGCTCTGCTGCCCAACATTTCCGCCGGCGGGCAGAGACACCCCGAGACGGAGGCGGCGCTTCACGGGATCTACGCGGGGTATTACCTCCCCAAGCTGAACAATGCCCTCGCGCTGTCGTCAACACAGCCGGTGCAGCTGTCGGTGccgaagaaggctgctgctgggatgAACACGGAGTGCATGTTTGTGGGCAACGTCCCCGGCGACGAGGCCAGCGCGGCGGCGATTTTCGGGGGCAAGccgatggcgagggtggtggggattGTCAAGAGCTTCGATCGGTTCAATACCGGgatgagggtggaggggaatgtgaagagggtggagTACCTCCGCGGTCTTGCGCATCTGCATCATGCGATGAGGGAGCACGGGTGTAGGTATGGGTTTATTCTGACCGAGATTGAGCTTGTGGTTGTGAGGaatgggggggagaggacgCCGCAttttgggtttttggaggtgACGAGTGTGCAGCTGAACAAGACTGACGATCTGGAGGGGccggtggaggcggagaatGCGGAGATGACGGCTTGTTTGGCGCTTTGGGGGTTGTGCATGctggctggagatggggcGATGCCGGGGGAGGCGCATTGGAAGAGCGAGATCGGGGCGCCGGCggaggggacgaggaggaaggctttggagagggatgggtGGATGCCGCAGCCGCAGttggcggagaagagggaggcgaagaggagtagggggtgggtttggccTGAGGACGCGGTGGGCAGGAAggagttggggaagaggggggttaGGTATGGGGGTTGTTAG
- a CDS encoding hypothetical protein (COG:S; EggNog:ENOG503NWW6) has product MAMTSSATRSKRAEGLHATISHPKLLSSSSADYRRPVATAMPKQNSKQFPLSPTRAYGKRHLDLSSGNCDAVIPKKARIAVEIPARPSSYHARVAKESADAPPLPLPTKPTVAAAAPPPPQPRSAIPTRAPPAQPATANNAEKHPTSLTKHQEKVVNGLKHELSRLQPNTEDTTSTTQSQGRKLRSQEATRFKSELSAYFPEYDEVIGNDPKKEYSLNLETPVAVVSDTAPTPSAWASKPPTFPVESWGDKLYTDLHDCQRIDFAFLAKQSKPLDPSQYQADPLPDSYYEPIHKKEEKQERSVRNTEKIRAQHERDQVIRLLDGLQGPDWLRIMGVSGITESKKKTFEPAREYFVKGCESILDKFRRWTAEEKRRKREKERKAKYLADRETATSEEKDLEPSARSSRATSTSHEEKHTKKKRKREVVVPDSEDEAMGDDELDGEPPDDVEESDVDASVAKQLREEALAAAAKKSSLKSKPPPKKRVRPSKPPPPPPPPPPPYQAKKAPTVEPFPVPPQQEREFTSFFAKKHQRDAALNPNRRRISTRRNPVLAWGVAVPEVAEADFSLSEEIRDEVMGSRNSAPAATTTNDTAAAVKPTRGRPARGKKKP; this is encoded by the exons ATGGCCATGACATCCTCTGCGACCCGCTCCAAACGAGCCGAGGGTCTCCATGCCACCATCTCGCACCCCAAGTtgctctccagcagcagcgctgACTATCGCCGCCCTGTCGCGACCGCCATGCCGAAGCAGAACAGCAAACAATTCCCGCTCAGCCCGACTCGCGCCTATGGAAAGCGACATCTCGACCTCTCGTCTGGCAATTGCGATGCCGTCATACCAAAGAAGGCCAGGATTGCCGTAGAGATCCCGGCGAGGCCCTCGTCGTACCACGCCCGAGTTGCGAAAGAATCGGCCGACGCGCCACCATTGCCGCTGCCCACCAAACCCACtgtcgcggcggcggcaccaccaccaccgcaaccccGATCTGCGATACCGACACGAGCCCCGCCGGCGCAACCCGCGACAGCAAACAATGCCGAGAAACACCCTACTAGCCTCACAAAACATCAGGAAAAGGTCGTCAATGGGCTCAAGCATGAGCTCAGCAGACTGCAGCCGAACACGGAGGACACAACGAGCACCACCCAAAGCCAGGGTCGCAAGTTGAGGTCACAAGAAGCTACTCGTTTCAAGAGTGAGCTCTCTGCTTATTTCCCCGAGTACGATGAGGTCATTGGCAACGACCCGAAAAAAGAGT ACTCGTTGAATCTCGAGACTCCAGTCGCCGTAGTATCCGATACCGCACCTACCCCCTCTGCCTGGGCTTCCAAACCTCCAACCTTCCCAGTCGAGAGCTGGGGCGATAAGTTGTACACCGACCTCCACGACTGCCAGCGAATTGACTTTGCATTCCTCGCAAAGCAATCCAAGCCACTTGATCCCTCACAGTACCAAGCAGACCCCTTGCCCGATAGTTATTACGAACCAATCCataaaaaagaagaaaagcaagaGCGCTCGGTACGAAATACCGAAAAGATTCGTGCCCAACATGAACGAGACCAAGTCATCCGCCTCCTGGACGGCCTCCAAGGTCCAGACTGGCTCAGAATCATGGGTGTGAGCGGCATCACCGaatccaaaaagaaaaccttCGAGCCTGCGAGAGAGTATTTCGTCAAGGGTTGCGAATCCATCCTGGATAAGTTCCGGCGATggacggcggaggagaagagaaggaagcgggagaaggaaaggaaagcgAAATACCTGGCCGACAGGGAGACTGCCACGAGTGAGGAGAAGGATCTTGAGCCCTCTGCTCGGTCCAGCCGTGCCACGTCTACAAGTCATGAGGAGAAGCatacgaagaagaagaggaagagagaagtGGTGGTTCCGGAtagtgaggatgaggctatgggtgatgatgagctggatgGTGAACCACcagatgatgttgaggagaGTGACGTTGATGCTTCTGTCGCTAAACAGCTTCGAGAAGAGGCTCTTGCGGCGGCTGCTAAGAAGTCGTCTTTGAAGTCGAAGCCGCCACCGAAGAAACGGGTTCGTCCTtcgaagccaccaccaccgccaccaccaccaccaccaccataccaAGCTAAGAAGGCACCGACTGTTGAGCCTTTTCCTGTCCCGCCAcagcaggagagggagtttACGTCTTTCTTTGCGAAGAAACATCAGCGTGATGCTGCTCTCAATCCAAACCGTCGCCGAATTAGTACCAGAAGGAACCCAGTTCTTGCTTGGGGCGTGGCCGTTCCCGAGGTTGCAGAGGCCGATTTTAGTCTCTCGGAAGAGATCAGGGATGAGGTGATGGGGTCGAGGAACAGTGCTCCTGCTGCTACGACTACCAACGATACTGCCGCCGCTGTTAAGCCTACCAGGGGCCGTCCtgcgagggggaagaagaagccttAG
- a CDS encoding hypothetical protein (COG:C; EggNog:ENOG503NV07): MSDAATYSVPFWINGEEYHAEKQYDVISPVTGKAIHRSGAASDADVKKAVEAADKAFKTWKKTLPKERRDVFLKAAEIFERRKEELGDYMMQETGAPRQWADFNLDVAKDFCLDIGGRIRTLEGTIPTTADPETGAMIVREPFGVILAIAPWNAPYILGIRSILFPIAAGNTAILKGSEACPRTMWGLCSVFHEAGLPAGVLNMLVHSPQDAPRITANLIAEPAVKKINFTGSTGVGRIIGRLAGENLKPVLLELGGKAPAIVWEDADLDNAAFQCALGAFLNSGQICMSTERILVHKNVKAEFEKRFVGAIDQIFGSAPDAPILINSAAVTKNKALIKDALAKGGELLYGNPDAVEKSDTRMKPVVINNANREMEIYQTESFGPSVALYEIETEEEALEVANDTEYGLTSAVFTEDLRRGLRFAKEIETGAVHINSMTVHDESALPHGGAKASGYGRFNTATGMAEWVRTKTITYKF, translated from the exons ATGTCTGACGCCGCCACCTACTCGGTCCCTTTCTGGATCAACGGCGAGGAGTACCACGCCGAGAAGCAGTACGATGTCATCTCGCCCGTCACCGGCAAGGCCATCCACCGGTCCGGCGCCGCCTCGGATGCCGACGTGAAGAAGGCCGTCGAGGCCGCCGACAAGGCTTTCAAGACGTGGAAGAAGACACTCCCCAAGGAGCGCCGGGATGTCTTCTTGAAGGCTGCTGAGATCtttgagaggaggaaggaggagctcggGGACTACATGATGCAGGAGACTGGTGCCCCTCGCCAGTGGGCCGACTTCAACTTGGACGTCGCGAAGGACTTCTGCCTTGACATTGGCGGCCGGATCCGCACTCTCGAGGGCACCATTCCCACCACTGCCGATCCTGAGACCGGCGCCATGATCGTCAGGGAGCCCTTTGGTGTCATTCTCGCCATTGCCCCATG GAACGCCCCCTACATCCTCGGCATCCgctccatcctcttccccatcgccGCCGGCAACACGGCCATCCTCAAGGGCAGCGAAGCCTGCCCCCGCACCATGTGGGGCCTCTGCTCCGTCTTTCACGAGGCCGGCCTCCCCGCCGGCGTCCTCAACATGCTCGTCCACTCCCCCCAGGACGCCCCCCGCATCACGGCCAACCTCATCGCCGAGCCGGccgtcaagaagatcaaCTTCACCGGCTCCACCGGCGTCGGCCGCATCATCGGCCGTCTGGCGGGCGAGAACCTCAAGcccgtcctcctcgagctcggcggcaAGGCCCCCGCCATCGTCTGGGAGGACGCCGACCTCGACAACGCCGCCTTCCAGTGCGCCCTCGGCGCCTTCCTCAACAGCGGCCAGATCTGCATGTCTACCGAGCGCATCCTGGTTCACAAGAACGTCAAGGCCGAATTCGAGAAGAGGTTTGTCGGCGCCATTGACCAGATTTTCGGGTCTGCTCCCGACGCGCCTATCTTGATCAACAGCGCGGCTGtgaccaagaacaaggctcTCATCAAGGATGCGCTGGCCAAGGGCGGCGAGTTGCTGTACGGCAACCCTGACGCTGTGGAGAAGAGCGACACGAGGATGAAGCCGGTTGTGATCAACAATGCGAacagggagatggagatctACCAGACGGAGAGCTTTGGGCCGTCGGTGGCGTTGTATGAGAttgagacggaggaggaggcgctggaggTTGCGAACGACACCGAGTATGGTCTCACGTCGGCGGTCTTCACGGAGGAtctgaggagggggttgaggtttgCCAAGGAGATCGAGACGGGGGCGGTGCACATCAATAGCATGACGGTGCATGACGAGAGTGCGCTGCCGCACGGTGGCGCGAAGGCGAGCGGGTATGGGAGGTTCAATACTGCCACGGGGATGGCGGAGTGGGTGAGGACCAAGACTATCACTTACAAGTTTTAG
- a CDS encoding hypothetical protein (COG:T; EggNog:ENOG503NV7C), whose protein sequence is MTPSQELQETSCAVDTSPAVAVRQSPHSTPDDTQYFGRYTRHHSRPQSPAYNVAPVVGNRFVRDAPLLTPDVPRSQNASPFRIPMPCITPGQVAFSALQFLPVPVLVLDGLKTVALANEAMGRLLGMIPENVGADGDGMVPVVDILRGKTLAQVGIDLVQDGVPVWLDWEQFLNQAAVETGGGSPSATADGAVEVDGDVTPIPDGANDGHVFDGKPHDHTPTLAIEVVISPTDVTSSTYDPRARHNLSVSQRRAKMIISVWDVSEGQTFFTLTFTNTNSAFSPAMSRRKSTAKASYLEAAERKSIPHVSNPPSAASSKDSNASSSFKLSPSAVSFSANPFPPFGPPAASAPSSAPSVLQKINIMKDALLDNIQTPILAMWRDGSVTLPNRAARNLFVRNADLDKSADGFDLLPNWVVWDQDFTKQLDPSEYPIAVLLRTEKPFVGLRIGMRDEHGKSLIFDVEGVAIKDENTGEFLAGVVTCRDVTRLHEELNQIKAADEERFRLICDTMPQLVWTATPDGQHDFYNSRWYHYTGLSEEDSFGEGWSKPFHPDDMVEAAKRWKHSLATGEPYMTEYRCRSKDGEWRWFLGRALPLRNKQTGKIEKWFGTCTDVHESIETKIEANRTRQQLLSVIALSNMTMFTVDLNRKITMIEGALIWDYQCDNTTSRWFIGEDVYDVFNRLNSQLPEGQMPAFLSPLESILDGSTTREDFQEHEMDGRWYRTRFQPILGKRIREKGEANTIIEGVIGLIMDVTELKAREQDIQAQAQEKRQLVANEAAAKEASRLKSQFLANMSHEIRTPITGVIGMSELLLDVELTEEQRDITENIYRSANALLTVINDILDFSKVESGRLDIEEVQFSLSVIVRDVSKMLSFAAERKDLAFHSDISEDIETDMVVMGDPGRVRQIITNLVTNSIKFTNHGHVKFSVFKEKDTPEITEIKFVIEDTGIGIEEEVRKRLFQPFSQGDASTARKFGGTGLGLTICKHLLDLMKGRMVLESTLGTGTTATFWIPFNKPQGAAQKSSLVQIDPIPDRLQSEMSVSCHSSEYDHSMGTPPEIGSVLGDRGRSSWRNSSSVNLPSVSSPEEDLSLEERSKIHILVVEDNAINQQIAIKTIRKLGFNVVAAWNGKEALDYLIAAEKGEKKKPDIILMDVQMPLIDGYKCTHLLRHHLPYKSFVGDVPIVAMTASAIQGDREKCKRAGMDDYLSKPVKSRVLERMLVRWGSKGRKGGMVAVDDGVGSSVVSDCSDSGEHCDNAGIPGVGVEHDRETHEELPTPKPGEGGRKGAFSGVYGRE, encoded by the exons ATGACGCCCAGTCAAGAGTTACAGGAGACCAGCTGCGCCGTCGACACCAGCCCAGCAGTCGCTGTCCGCCAATCCCCGCACTCGACCCCAGACGACACGCAGTATTTTGGTCGATATACCCGCCATCACAGTCGACCTCAGTCGCCGGCCTACAATGTGGCCCCTGTAGTCGGTAATCGGTTCGTTAGGGACGCTCCCTTACTCACGCCAGATGTTCCTCGATCGCAAAACGCCAGTCCATTTCGCATACCGATGCCATGTATCACGCCCGGACAAGtggccttctcagccttaCAATTTCTCCCAGTACCCGTGCTTGTTTTGGACGGCTTAAAGACGGTAGCTTTGGCAAACGAAGCCATGGGAAGACTGCTCGGTATGATACCCGAAAATGTTGGTGCCGACGGTGACGGCATGGTACCCGTCGTGGACATTCTTCGCGGCAAGACCCTGGCTCAGGTGGGCATTGATCTGGTTCAGGACGGCGTTCCGGTTTGGCTTGATTGGGAGCAATTTCTCAACCAAGCTGCTGTCGAAACGGGAGGTGGAAGTCCATCGGCGACAGCCGACGGCGCCGTCGAGGTCGACGGAGATGTCACGCCAATACCGGATGGAGCGAACGATGGCCACGTTTTCGATGGAAAACCCCATGACCACACGCCTACCCTCGCCATCGAGGTGGTGATTTCTCCCACAGATGTCACCAGTTCCACGTATGATCCTCGAGCAAGGCACAACTTGTCGGTTTCCCAAAGGCGTGCCAAAATGATCATATCGGTCTGGGATGTCAGCGAAGGACAAACTTTCTTCACGTTGaccttcaccaacaccaactcgGCTTTCAGCCCCGCCATGAGTAGGAGAAAATCGACGGCCAAAGCGAGTTATTTGGAAGCTGCCGAGCGGAAGTCTATACCTCATGTCAGCAACCCACCTTCTGCGGCCTCTAGCAAGGACTCCAAcgcttcctcctcgttcAAGCTCAGCCCTTCTGCCGTGTCCTTTTCCGCCAACCCGTTCCCCCCCTTTGGACCGCCCGCTGCCTCGGCACCCTCAAGCGCGCCGTCGGTACTCCAAAAGATCAACATCATGAAGGATGCCTTGCTTGACAACATCCAGACGCCCATCCTGGCCATGTGGAGAGACGGAAGTGTAACGCTTCCCAACCGTGCTGCCCGCAACTTGTTTGTCCGAAACGCTGACCTTGACAAGTCGGCTGATGGCTTTGATCTGCTGCCAAACTGGGTGGTATGGGACCAAGATTTTACGAAGCAGCTGGATCCGAGCGAGTATCCGATCGCTGTGCTGTTGCGAACCGAGAAGCCCTTTGTCGGCCTCCGCATCGGGATGCGTGATGAGCATGGGAAAAGTCTTATTTTTGAcgtggagggggtggcgaTCAAGGATGAGAACACGGGGGAGTTTCTCGCCGGCGTCGTGACATGCCGGGATGTGACCAGGCTTCATGAGGAGCTGAACCAGATCAAGGCggcggatgaggagaggtttAGGCTTATTTGTGACACGATGCCGCAGTTGGTGTGGACGGCGACGCCTGATGGGCAGCATGatttttataatagtcgGTGGTATCATTACACTGGCCTGTCCGAGGAAGACTCGTTTGGTGAGGGGTGGTCGAAGCCTTTTCATCCGGATGACATGGTGGAGGCTGCGAAGCGGTGGAAGCACTCTCTTGCGACTGGCGAGCCCTACATGACGGAGTACAGGTGTCGCAGcaaggatggggagtggaggTGGTTTCTGGGGAGGGCGCTGCCGTTGCGGAATAAGCAGACGGGCAAGATTGAGAAGTGGTTTG GAACATGCACCGACGTCCATGAAAGCATCGAGACCAAGATCGAGGCTAACAGAACTCGGCAGCAGCTTCTCAGTGTTATCGCTCTGTCTAACATGACGATGTTTACGGTCGACCTGAACCGGAAGATCACCATGATTGAGGGAGCGCTGATATGGGACTATCAGTGTGACAATACCACCTCGCGCTGGTTtattggggaggatgtttACGACGTGTTTAATCGTCTTAACTCGCAGCTGCCAGAGGGACAGATGCCGGCTTTCTTGAGTCCGCTGGAGTCTATTCTTGATGGGAGTACGACGAGGGAGGACTTTCAAGAGCATGAGATGG ATGGACGCTGGTACCGCACTCGGTTCCAACCCATTCTAGGGAAAAGAATCcgtgagaagggggaagcaaacaccatcatcgaGGGCGTGATAGGCCTCATCATGGATGTTACCGAGCTCAAGGCGAGAGAACAGGACATCCAGGCGCAGGCTCAAGAAAAGAGACAACTGGTGGCTAATGAAGCTGCCGCCAAGGAGGCCAGCAGGTTGAAGTCGCAGTTTCTTGCTAAT ATGTCTCATGAAATTCGAACCCCCATCACAGGCGTGATCGGGATGTCGGAGCTGCTTCTCGACGTTGAGCTCACGGAAGAACAACGAGACATTACAGAAAACATCTACCGCTCCGCCAACGCGCTGTTGACGGTCATCAACGACATTTTGGACTTTTCCAAGGTGGAGTCGGGGAGGCTCGACATTGAAGAAGTCCAGTTCTCGCTCTCGGTTATCGTCCGAGATGTGTCCAAGATGTTGAGCTTTGCCGCCGAGCGAAAAGATTTGGCCTTTCATTCCGACATCTCGGAGGATATCGAGACTGACATGGTGGTTATGGGCGATCCTGGGAGGGTGAGGCAGATTATCACGAATCTGGTGACAAACAGCATCAAGTTCACCAACCATGGGCATGTCAAGTTTTCGGTtttcaaggagaaggacacGCCCGAGATCACCGAGATAAAGTTTGTGATCGAGGACACGGGGATCGggatcgaggaggaggtgaggaagaggttgtttCAGCCTTTTAGTCAGGGTGACGCTTCGACGGCGAGGAAGTTTGGCGGGACGGGATTGGGGTTGACGATTTGCAAGCACCTGCTGGATttgatgaaggggaggatggtgctCGAGTCCACTCTTGGGACGGGGACGACGGCCACGTTTTGGATCCCGTTCAACAAGCCCCAGGGTGCTGCTCAAAAGTCCAGCCTTGTCCAGATTGATCCCATTCCTGATCGGTTGCAGTCGGAGATGAGCGTCTCGTGCCACAGCTCGGAGTACGACCATTCTATGGGAACGCCCCCCGAGATCGGTTCTGTACTTGGGGACAGGGGCCGTTCATCGTGGCGCAACTCGTCGTCGGTCAACCTACCTAGTGTGTCCTCGCCTGAGGAAGACCTGTCCCTGGAAGAGAGGTCCAAGATCCACAttttggttgtggaggacAATGCTATCAATCAGCAGATTGCCATCAAAACGATTCGAAAACTCGGCTTtaatgttgttgctgcctgGAACGGGAAGGAGGCGCTGGATTACCTGATTgcggcggagaagggggagaagaagaagccggaTATCATTTTGATGGATGTGCAGATGCCGCTGATTGATGGGTACAAGTGCACGCACTTGCTGAGGCACCACTTGCCGTACAAGTCTTTTGTGGGGGACGTGCCGATCGTGGCCATGACGGCGAGTGCGATTCAGGGGGATAGGGAGAAGTGCAAGAGGGCGGGGATGGATGATTATCTGAGCAAGCCGGTGAAGAGtagggttttggagaggatgttGGTCAGGTGGGGGAGtaaggggaggaaagggggaatggtggcggtggatgatggggttgggagcAGTGTGGTGAGTGATTGTTCGGATTCGGGGGAGCATTGTGATAATGCGGGGATtccgggggttggggtggaacATGATAGAGAGACGCATGAGGAACTGCCCACGCCTAagcctggggagggagggaggaaaggggcATTTTCCGGGGTATACGGTCGTgagtga